From Drosophila yakuba strain Tai18E2 chromosome 2L, Prin_Dyak_Tai18E2_2.1, whole genome shotgun sequence, one genomic window encodes:
- the LOC6528713 gene encoding probable serine/threonine-protein kinase roco5 isoform X6, which yields MFIPTHLICNTNPAVKSAVKSVKEGSRGMKTAYKGFKTKLRENGNQFGGTHFHFGLGSPNHSDRPDGTSGGYVRGGKAIGAAHHSAPSSPVTSKRLDGIASVTGSSGSGGSVAREPREFLRRGPVPLAMSSSSSHIQPNGHTYGSSAGAHYGHHLAASPAVSSASSLCSSSEMNLSQELQNHPLFKTPAVDRSLKPNAEHRRGAAPPARPPPPQSTPASYYNHPYAAHPHVETKPPRHTSTPTRPRQPLPTADSSNFDCPPDVQSPPIPPRRHGSSNAIVAATAAAVSAEINKLERNCWKDEPTGNDPVRISNASSSSATSSSSGASFVTAASTFSHLNVSDPPIPTPRAKREQHQPLEDSINDLISLDDSNNTSFDLEDFDPLNQNARPLPPLSTAFSKKCNTLPAGVNSSVVTSSVSNPLYPYFAPKHMATVAAVTGRTPSMHPPPQIQRSTIAAKPDDDFELLRKYGLDQFSLNANGTEKPQQLTTGKGMNNWTTFD from the exons ATGTTTATTCCCACTCACCTTATTTGCAAT ACTAATCCGGCTGTAAAGTCTGCCGTCAAATCG GTAAAGGAGGGCTCGCGAGGCATGAAGACCGCCTACAAGGGATTCAAGACAAAGCTGCGCGAGAACGGAAACCAGTTTGGTGGTACGCACTTCCACTTCGGACTTGGATCTCCAAATCATTCGGATCGTCCTGACGGCACCAGCGGAGGATACGTTCGTGGTGGCAAGGCCATTGGGGCTGCCCACCACTCGGCGCCCAGTTCTCCAGTGACCAGCAAGCGTCTTGATGGAATTGCCTCCGTTACGggaagcagcggcagcggtGGATCCGTCGCCAGGGAGCCGCGGGAGTTCTTGCGACGCGGTCCTGTCCCGCTGGCCATGTCTAGCTCGAGCAGCCACATTCAGCCGAACGGCCATACGTACGGTTCGAGTGCTGGGGCTCATTATGGTCATCACCTCGCTGCGTCTCCTGCTGTTAGCTCAGCGAGTTCGTTGTGCTCATCTTCGGAGATGAACCTTTCGCAGGAACTCCAGAACCATCCGCTTTTCAAAACACCGGCAGTGGACCGCAGT CTTAAGCCGAACGCAGAGCACAGGCGAGGAGCAGCACCGCCAGCCCGTCCACCGCCCCCTCAGTCTACGCCCGCCTCCTACTACAATCATCCATATGCCGCGCATCCGCACGTGGAGACGAAGCCGCCAAGGCACACGTCCACACCCACCAGACCGCGTCAGCCCCTGCCCACCGCCGATTCCAGCAACTTTGATTGCCCGCCGGACGTGCAATCTCCCCCGATTCCGCCCCGGAGGCATGGCAGCTCGAATGCGATTGTAGCGGCCACAGCTGCAGCCGTCAGTGCGGAGATTAACAAACTGGAACGTAACTGCTGGAAGGACGAGCCTACCGGAAATGACCCAGTACGCATCTCAAACGCATCCTCATCATCGGCAACATCGTCCTCCTCGGGCGCATCGTTTGTGACGGCGGCGTCGACGTTTTCGCACCTTAATGTGTCCGATCCGCCCATTCCGACACCGCGGGCCAAGAGAGAG cagcaccagccaCTGGAGGACAGCATCAATGATCTGATATCGCTGGACGatagcaacaacaccagcTTCGACCTGGAGGACTTCGATCCGCTGAATCAGAATGCTCGTCCGCTGCCTCCCCTCAGCACGGCGTTTAGCAAGAAGTGCAACACACTGCCTGCTGGCGTCAACAGCAGTGTGGTGACCAGCAGCGTCAGCAATCCACTGTACCCGTATTTTGCGCCCAAGCACATGGCCACGGTGGCTGCTGTGACGGGACGGACGCCATCGATGCATCCACCGCCGCAGATCCAGCGCAGCACCATTGCCGCCAAACCCGACGACGACTTCGAGCTGCTCCGCAAGTACGGTCTGGACCAGTTCTCCCTGAACGCCAACGGAACGGAGAAGCCGCAGCAGCTCACCACCGGAAAGGGCATGAACAACTGGACAACATTCGATTAA
- the LOC6528713 gene encoding uncharacterized protein LOC6528713 isoform X3 has product MGSRIKNDVKKLFEFWCEVSPTPGLERGTSSRSGGPAAPAGVIVESFPEGFRDQEVLTGIPSFAFPCDITSTSVQTYSFVHTTGDSKWRFGFCRQDPRTNTAMVLITYLPWHDTFLKLLPVLGELKRTDPNGFRTFLSEAYNQGIPDCGGSLKVYYSAGQSHFTFERPLQFQLPSMPENHNLNLYYNFVEPKEMIAVFAAMLAERRIIFTSRHLDRLSSCIQAANAFLYPMVWQHIFIPVLPWEFKDYLGAPMPYLIGVPEPVLETVTSDELGEVVILNCDTKIFESPFDDVHNLPTEIVSQLKKHLNHTHDHIGDRISKIFLNALVQLIGGYRDAVEYHENSKTFNSQKFIESRPAHLRPFLAKMMDLQIFAQFIDDRLKMLNSGLGFSDEFELETVRYAEKKKRGRNYAIMKNLKDKVKEGSRGMKTAYKGFKTKLRENGNQFGGTHFHFGLGSPNHSDRPDGTSGGYVRGGKAIGAAHHSAPSSPVTSKRLDGIASVTGSSGSGGSVAREPREFLRRGPVPLAMSSSSSHIQPNGHTYGSSAGAHYGHHLAASPAVSSASSLCSSSEMNLSQELQNHPLFKTPAVDRSLKPNAEHRRGAAPPARPPPPQSTPASYYNHPYAAHPHVETKPPRHTSTPTRPRQPLPTADSSNFDCPPDVQSPPIPPRRHGSSNAIVAATAAAVSAEINKLERNCWKDEPTGNDPVRISNASSSSATSSSSGASFVTAASTFSHLNVSDPPIPTPRAKREQHQPLEDSINDLISLDDSNNTSFDLEDFDPLNQNARPLPPLSTAFSKKCNTLPAGVNSSVVTSSVSNPLYPYFAPKHMATVAAVTGRTPSMHPPPQIQRSTIAAKPDDDFELLRKYGLDQFSLNANGTEKPQQLTTGKGMNNWTTFD; this is encoded by the exons ATGGGATCACGTATCAA AAATGACGTGAAGAAGCTCTTCGAGTTCTGGTGCGAGGTCTCGCCGACGCCGGGATTGGAGAGGGGCACTAGTTCCAGGAGCGGTGGGCCAGCTGCTCCCGCCGGCGTGATCGTGGAGAGCTTTCCCGAGGGATTCCGCGACCAGGAGGTGCTCACCGGCATTCCATCGTTTGCCTTCCCCTGCGACATAACAAG TACCTCGGTGCAGACGTATTCCTTTGTGCACACTACTGGCGATTCGAAATGGCGCTTTGGCTTCTGTCGACAGGATCCGCGGACGAATACGGCCATGGTGCTGATAACCTACCTGCCGTGGCACGACACCTTCCTGAAGCTGTTACCCGTTCTCGGCGAGCTGAAGCGGACGGATCCCAATGGGTTTCGCACCTTCCTTTCCGAGGCCTATAACCAGGGGATCCCGGATTGTGGCGGCAGCCTTAAGGTTTATTACAGCGCAGGGCAGAGT CACTTCACCTTTGAACGCCCACTGCAGTTCCAGTTGCCCAGCATGCCAGAAAAT CACAACTTGAATTTGTACTACAACTTCGTTGAGCCGAAGGAGATGATTGCCGTGTTTGCTGCCATGCTGGCCGAGCGTCGAATCATCTTCACCTCGAGACACCTGGACAGGCTATCCTCGTGCATTCAGGCGGCCAATGCATTTCTATATCCCATGGTCTGGCAGCACATCTTTATACCGGTCTTGCCGTGGGAGTTCAAAGACTACCTGGGTGCGCCCATGCCATATCTGATTGGCGTGCCTGAACCAGTGCTCGAAACC gTCACCAGCGATGAGCTGGGTGAAGTTGTGATTCTGAACTGTGATACGAAAATATTCGAAAGCCCATTTGACGATGTGCACAATCTGCCGACGGAGATCGTCTCACAACTGAAGAAGCATCTGAATCACACGCACGACCACATCGGCGACCGTATCTCGAAGATCTTCCTAAACGCACTTGTGCAGCTCATCGGTGGCTATCGGGACGCGGTCGAGTACCACGAGAACAGCAAGACCTTTAATTCCCAAAAATTCATTGAATCTCGGCCGGCGCACCTGCGCCCCTTTCTTGCCAAAATGATGGATCTGCAGATCTTTGCGCAGTTCATTGACGATCGTCTAAAGATGCTCAACAGCGGACTTGGCTTCTCGGACGAGTTCGAGTTGGAGACGGTGCGCTATGCGGAAAAGAAGAAGCGCGGGCGAAACTATGCCATCATGAAGAACTTAAAGGACAAG GTAAAGGAGGGCTCGCGAGGCATGAAGACCGCCTACAAGGGATTCAAGACAAAGCTGCGCGAGAACGGAAACCAGTTTGGTGGTACGCACTTCCACTTCGGACTTGGATCTCCAAATCATTCGGATCGTCCTGACGGCACCAGCGGAGGATACGTTCGTGGTGGCAAGGCCATTGGGGCTGCCCACCACTCGGCGCCCAGTTCTCCAGTGACCAGCAAGCGTCTTGATGGAATTGCCTCCGTTACGggaagcagcggcagcggtGGATCCGTCGCCAGGGAGCCGCGGGAGTTCTTGCGACGCGGTCCTGTCCCGCTGGCCATGTCTAGCTCGAGCAGCCACATTCAGCCGAACGGCCATACGTACGGTTCGAGTGCTGGGGCTCATTATGGTCATCACCTCGCTGCGTCTCCTGCTGTTAGCTCAGCGAGTTCGTTGTGCTCATCTTCGGAGATGAACCTTTCGCAGGAACTCCAGAACCATCCGCTTTTCAAAACACCGGCAGTGGACCGCAGT CTTAAGCCGAACGCAGAGCACAGGCGAGGAGCAGCACCGCCAGCCCGTCCACCGCCCCCTCAGTCTACGCCCGCCTCCTACTACAATCATCCATATGCCGCGCATCCGCACGTGGAGACGAAGCCGCCAAGGCACACGTCCACACCCACCAGACCGCGTCAGCCCCTGCCCACCGCCGATTCCAGCAACTTTGATTGCCCGCCGGACGTGCAATCTCCCCCGATTCCGCCCCGGAGGCATGGCAGCTCGAATGCGATTGTAGCGGCCACAGCTGCAGCCGTCAGTGCGGAGATTAACAAACTGGAACGTAACTGCTGGAAGGACGAGCCTACCGGAAATGACCCAGTACGCATCTCAAACGCATCCTCATCATCGGCAACATCGTCCTCCTCGGGCGCATCGTTTGTGACGGCGGCGTCGACGTTTTCGCACCTTAATGTGTCCGATCCGCCCATTCCGACACCGCGGGCCAAGAGAGAG cagcaccagccaCTGGAGGACAGCATCAATGATCTGATATCGCTGGACGatagcaacaacaccagcTTCGACCTGGAGGACTTCGATCCGCTGAATCAGAATGCTCGTCCGCTGCCTCCCCTCAGCACGGCGTTTAGCAAGAAGTGCAACACACTGCCTGCTGGCGTCAACAGCAGTGTGGTGACCAGCAGCGTCAGCAATCCACTGTACCCGTATTTTGCGCCCAAGCACATGGCCACGGTGGCTGCTGTGACGGGACGGACGCCATCGATGCATCCACCGCCGCAGATCCAGCGCAGCACCATTGCCGCCAAACCCGACGACGACTTCGAGCTGCTCCGCAAGTACGGTCTGGACCAGTTCTCCCTGAACGCCAACGGAACGGAGAAGCCGCAGCAGCTCACCACCGGAAAGGGCATGAACAACTGGACAACATTCGATTAA
- the LOC6528713 gene encoding DENN domain-containing protein 1A isoform X4 encodes MGSRIKNDVKKLFEFWCEVSPTPGLERGTSSRSGGPAAPAGVIVESFPEGFRDQEVLTGIPSFAFPCDITSTSVQTYSFVHTTGDSKWRFGFCRQDPRTNTAMVLITYLPWHDTFLKLLPVLGELKRTDPNGFRTFLSEAYNQGIPDCGGSLKVYYSAGQSHFTFERPLQFQLPSMPENHNLNLYYNFVEPKEMIAVFAAMLAERRIIFTSRHLDRLSSCIQAANAFLYPMVWQHIFIPVLPWEFKDYLGAPMPYLIGVPEPVLETVTSDELGEVVILNCDTKIFESPFDDVHNLPTEIVSQLKKHLNHTHDHIGDRISKIFLNALVQLIGGYRDAVEYHENSKTFNSQKFIESRPAHLRPFLAKMMDLQIFAQFIDDRLKMLNSGLGFSDEFELETVRYAEKKKRGRNYAIMKNLKDKTNPAVKSAVKSVKEGSRGMKTAYKGFKTKLRENGNQFGGTHFHFGLGSPNHSDRPDGTSGGYVRGGKAIGAAHHSAPSSPVTSKRLDGIASVTGSSGSGGSVAREPREFLRRGPVPLAMSSSSSHIQPNGHTYGSSAGAHYGHHLAASPAVSSASSLCSSSEMNLSQELQNHPLFKTPAVDRSQHQPLEDSINDLISLDDSNNTSFDLEDFDPLNQNARPLPPLSTAFSKKCNTLPAGVNSSVVTSSVSNPLYPYFAPKHMATVAAVTGRTPSMHPPPQIQRSTIAAKPDDDFELLRKYGLDQFSLNANGTEKPQQLTTGKGMNNWTTFD; translated from the exons ATGGGATCACGTATCAA AAATGACGTGAAGAAGCTCTTCGAGTTCTGGTGCGAGGTCTCGCCGACGCCGGGATTGGAGAGGGGCACTAGTTCCAGGAGCGGTGGGCCAGCTGCTCCCGCCGGCGTGATCGTGGAGAGCTTTCCCGAGGGATTCCGCGACCAGGAGGTGCTCACCGGCATTCCATCGTTTGCCTTCCCCTGCGACATAACAAG TACCTCGGTGCAGACGTATTCCTTTGTGCACACTACTGGCGATTCGAAATGGCGCTTTGGCTTCTGTCGACAGGATCCGCGGACGAATACGGCCATGGTGCTGATAACCTACCTGCCGTGGCACGACACCTTCCTGAAGCTGTTACCCGTTCTCGGCGAGCTGAAGCGGACGGATCCCAATGGGTTTCGCACCTTCCTTTCCGAGGCCTATAACCAGGGGATCCCGGATTGTGGCGGCAGCCTTAAGGTTTATTACAGCGCAGGGCAGAGT CACTTCACCTTTGAACGCCCACTGCAGTTCCAGTTGCCCAGCATGCCAGAAAAT CACAACTTGAATTTGTACTACAACTTCGTTGAGCCGAAGGAGATGATTGCCGTGTTTGCTGCCATGCTGGCCGAGCGTCGAATCATCTTCACCTCGAGACACCTGGACAGGCTATCCTCGTGCATTCAGGCGGCCAATGCATTTCTATATCCCATGGTCTGGCAGCACATCTTTATACCGGTCTTGCCGTGGGAGTTCAAAGACTACCTGGGTGCGCCCATGCCATATCTGATTGGCGTGCCTGAACCAGTGCTCGAAACC gTCACCAGCGATGAGCTGGGTGAAGTTGTGATTCTGAACTGTGATACGAAAATATTCGAAAGCCCATTTGACGATGTGCACAATCTGCCGACGGAGATCGTCTCACAACTGAAGAAGCATCTGAATCACACGCACGACCACATCGGCGACCGTATCTCGAAGATCTTCCTAAACGCACTTGTGCAGCTCATCGGTGGCTATCGGGACGCGGTCGAGTACCACGAGAACAGCAAGACCTTTAATTCCCAAAAATTCATTGAATCTCGGCCGGCGCACCTGCGCCCCTTTCTTGCCAAAATGATGGATCTGCAGATCTTTGCGCAGTTCATTGACGATCGTCTAAAGATGCTCAACAGCGGACTTGGCTTCTCGGACGAGTTCGAGTTGGAGACGGTGCGCTATGCGGAAAAGAAGAAGCGCGGGCGAAACTATGCCATCATGAAGAACTTAAAGGACAAG ACTAATCCGGCTGTAAAGTCTGCCGTCAAATCG GTAAAGGAGGGCTCGCGAGGCATGAAGACCGCCTACAAGGGATTCAAGACAAAGCTGCGCGAGAACGGAAACCAGTTTGGTGGTACGCACTTCCACTTCGGACTTGGATCTCCAAATCATTCGGATCGTCCTGACGGCACCAGCGGAGGATACGTTCGTGGTGGCAAGGCCATTGGGGCTGCCCACCACTCGGCGCCCAGTTCTCCAGTGACCAGCAAGCGTCTTGATGGAATTGCCTCCGTTACGggaagcagcggcagcggtGGATCCGTCGCCAGGGAGCCGCGGGAGTTCTTGCGACGCGGTCCTGTCCCGCTGGCCATGTCTAGCTCGAGCAGCCACATTCAGCCGAACGGCCATACGTACGGTTCGAGTGCTGGGGCTCATTATGGTCATCACCTCGCTGCGTCTCCTGCTGTTAGCTCAGCGAGTTCGTTGTGCTCATCTTCGGAGATGAACCTTTCGCAGGAACTCCAGAACCATCCGCTTTTCAAAACACCGGCAGTGGACCGCAGT cagcaccagccaCTGGAGGACAGCATCAATGATCTGATATCGCTGGACGatagcaacaacaccagcTTCGACCTGGAGGACTTCGATCCGCTGAATCAGAATGCTCGTCCGCTGCCTCCCCTCAGCACGGCGTTTAGCAAGAAGTGCAACACACTGCCTGCTGGCGTCAACAGCAGTGTGGTGACCAGCAGCGTCAGCAATCCACTGTACCCGTATTTTGCGCCCAAGCACATGGCCACGGTGGCTGCTGTGACGGGACGGACGCCATCGATGCATCCACCGCCGCAGATCCAGCGCAGCACCATTGCCGCCAAACCCGACGACGACTTCGAGCTGCTCCGCAAGTACGGTCTGGACCAGTTCTCCCTGAACGCCAACGGAACGGAGAAGCCGCAGCAGCTCACCACCGGAAAGGGCATGAACAACTGGACAACATTCGATTAA
- the LOC6528713 gene encoding DENN domain-containing protein 1A isoform X5, translated as MGSRIKNDVKKLFEFWCEVSPTPGLERGTSSRSGGPAAPAGVIVESFPEGFRDQEVLTGIPSFAFPCDITSTSVQTYSFVHTTGDSKWRFGFCRQDPRTNTAMVLITYLPWHDTFLKLLPVLGELKRTDPNGFRTFLSEAYNQGIPDCGGSLKVYYSAGQSHFTFERPLQFQLPSMPENHNLNLYYNFVEPKEMIAVFAAMLAERRIIFTSRHLDRLSSCIQAANAFLYPMVWQHIFIPVLPWEFKDYLGAPMPYLIGVPEPVLETVTSDELGEVVILNCDTKIFESPFDDVHNLPTEIVSQLKKHLNHTHDHIGDRISKIFLNALVQLIGGYRDAVEYHENSKTFNSQKFIESRPAHLRPFLAKMMDLQIFAQFIDDRLKMLNSGLGFSDEFELETVRYAEKKKRGRNYAIMKNLKDKTNPAVKSAVKSVKEGSRGMKTAYKGFKTKLRENGNQFGGTHFHFGLGSPNHSDRPDGTSGGYVRGGKAIGAAHHSAPSSPVTSKRLDGIASVTGSSGSGGSVAREPREFLRRGPVPLAMSSSSSHIQPNGHTYGSSAGAHYGHHLAASPAVSSASSLCSSSEMNLSQELQNHPLFKTPAVDRSHQPLEDSINDLISLDDSNNTSFDLEDFDPLNQNARPLPPLSTAFSKKCNTLPAGVNSSVVTSSVSNPLYPYFAPKHMATVAAVTGRTPSMHPPPQIQRSTIAAKPDDDFELLRKYGLDQFSLNANGTEKPQQLTTGKGMNNWTTFD; from the exons ATGGGATCACGTATCAA AAATGACGTGAAGAAGCTCTTCGAGTTCTGGTGCGAGGTCTCGCCGACGCCGGGATTGGAGAGGGGCACTAGTTCCAGGAGCGGTGGGCCAGCTGCTCCCGCCGGCGTGATCGTGGAGAGCTTTCCCGAGGGATTCCGCGACCAGGAGGTGCTCACCGGCATTCCATCGTTTGCCTTCCCCTGCGACATAACAAG TACCTCGGTGCAGACGTATTCCTTTGTGCACACTACTGGCGATTCGAAATGGCGCTTTGGCTTCTGTCGACAGGATCCGCGGACGAATACGGCCATGGTGCTGATAACCTACCTGCCGTGGCACGACACCTTCCTGAAGCTGTTACCCGTTCTCGGCGAGCTGAAGCGGACGGATCCCAATGGGTTTCGCACCTTCCTTTCCGAGGCCTATAACCAGGGGATCCCGGATTGTGGCGGCAGCCTTAAGGTTTATTACAGCGCAGGGCAGAGT CACTTCACCTTTGAACGCCCACTGCAGTTCCAGTTGCCCAGCATGCCAGAAAAT CACAACTTGAATTTGTACTACAACTTCGTTGAGCCGAAGGAGATGATTGCCGTGTTTGCTGCCATGCTGGCCGAGCGTCGAATCATCTTCACCTCGAGACACCTGGACAGGCTATCCTCGTGCATTCAGGCGGCCAATGCATTTCTATATCCCATGGTCTGGCAGCACATCTTTATACCGGTCTTGCCGTGGGAGTTCAAAGACTACCTGGGTGCGCCCATGCCATATCTGATTGGCGTGCCTGAACCAGTGCTCGAAACC gTCACCAGCGATGAGCTGGGTGAAGTTGTGATTCTGAACTGTGATACGAAAATATTCGAAAGCCCATTTGACGATGTGCACAATCTGCCGACGGAGATCGTCTCACAACTGAAGAAGCATCTGAATCACACGCACGACCACATCGGCGACCGTATCTCGAAGATCTTCCTAAACGCACTTGTGCAGCTCATCGGTGGCTATCGGGACGCGGTCGAGTACCACGAGAACAGCAAGACCTTTAATTCCCAAAAATTCATTGAATCTCGGCCGGCGCACCTGCGCCCCTTTCTTGCCAAAATGATGGATCTGCAGATCTTTGCGCAGTTCATTGACGATCGTCTAAAGATGCTCAACAGCGGACTTGGCTTCTCGGACGAGTTCGAGTTGGAGACGGTGCGCTATGCGGAAAAGAAGAAGCGCGGGCGAAACTATGCCATCATGAAGAACTTAAAGGACAAG ACTAATCCGGCTGTAAAGTCTGCCGTCAAATCG GTAAAGGAGGGCTCGCGAGGCATGAAGACCGCCTACAAGGGATTCAAGACAAAGCTGCGCGAGAACGGAAACCAGTTTGGTGGTACGCACTTCCACTTCGGACTTGGATCTCCAAATCATTCGGATCGTCCTGACGGCACCAGCGGAGGATACGTTCGTGGTGGCAAGGCCATTGGGGCTGCCCACCACTCGGCGCCCAGTTCTCCAGTGACCAGCAAGCGTCTTGATGGAATTGCCTCCGTTACGggaagcagcggcagcggtGGATCCGTCGCCAGGGAGCCGCGGGAGTTCTTGCGACGCGGTCCTGTCCCGCTGGCCATGTCTAGCTCGAGCAGCCACATTCAGCCGAACGGCCATACGTACGGTTCGAGTGCTGGGGCTCATTATGGTCATCACCTCGCTGCGTCTCCTGCTGTTAGCTCAGCGAGTTCGTTGTGCTCATCTTCGGAGATGAACCTTTCGCAGGAACTCCAGAACCATCCGCTTTTCAAAACACCGGCAGTGGACCGCAGT caccagccaCTGGAGGACAGCATCAATGATCTGATATCGCTGGACGatagcaacaacaccagcTTCGACCTGGAGGACTTCGATCCGCTGAATCAGAATGCTCGTCCGCTGCCTCCCCTCAGCACGGCGTTTAGCAAGAAGTGCAACACACTGCCTGCTGGCGTCAACAGCAGTGTGGTGACCAGCAGCGTCAGCAATCCACTGTACCCGTATTTTGCGCCCAAGCACATGGCCACGGTGGCTGCTGTGACGGGACGGACGCCATCGATGCATCCACCGCCGCAGATCCAGCGCAGCACCATTGCCGCCAAACCCGACGACGACTTCGAGCTGCTCCGCAAGTACGGTCTGGACCAGTTCTCCCTGAACGCCAACGGAACGGAGAAGCCGCAGCAGCTCACCACCGGAAAGGGCATGAACAACTGGACAACATTCGATTAA